From Phycodurus eques isolate BA_2022a chromosome 1, UOR_Pequ_1.1, whole genome shotgun sequence, one genomic window encodes:
- the LOC133403213 gene encoding growth/differentiation factor 8-like, with protein MLLLLGVAALLSVGFSRELNRTAGLLADGTEPCSACEFREHSKQMRLYSIKSQILSILRLEQAPNISRDMIQQLLPKAPPLTQLLDQYDPRVEDEDHATTETIITMATKSDSIANGRLSYCLFSLSPKIHTENILSAQLWVHLRPVHMVTTVFLQISRLKPNREGNNTWVRVRSLKVDTDAGAGSWQSLDIKSLLQAWLRQPNSNYGIDINAFDPQGEDLAVTSAEPGEEGLQPFIEVKILDSPKRSRRDSGLNCDEESSETRCCRYSLTVDFEEFGWDWIIAPKRYRANYCSGECEFLHLQQYPHAHLVNKANPRGTAGPCCTPTKMSPINMLYFNRKEQIIYGKIPSMVVDHCGCS; from the exons ATGCTCCTCTTGCTTGGTGTGGCTGCCCTCCTCTCTGTGGGCTTCTCAAGGGAATTGAACCGGACCGCCGGCCTGCTGGCAGACGGCACAGAGCCGTGCTCAGCCTGCGAATTCCGGGAGCACAGCAAGCAGATGAGACTCTACAGCATCAAGTCCCAGATCCTCAGCATCCTGCGGCTGGAGCAGGCACCCAACATTAGCAGGGACATGATCCAGCAGCTGCTCCCCAAAGCACCACCTCTTACGCAGCTCCTGGACCAGTACGACCCACGGGTGGAAGATGAGGACCACGCCACCACAGAAACCATCATCACCATGGCTACCAAGT CAGACTCCATTGCAAATGGAAGGTTGTCCTATTGTCTGTTCAGCCTCAGTCCAAAGATCCACACTGAAAACATCCTGAGCGCTCAGCTGTGGGTTCACCTGCGGCCAGTCCATATGGTCACCACAGTCTTCCTGCAGATCTCCCGACTCAAACCCAACAGGGAGGGAAACAACACCTGGGTCAGAGTTCGCTCTTTAAAGGTGGACACTGATGCTGGTGCTGGCTCTTGGCAGAGCTTGGACATAAAGTCTCTCCTGCAGGCATGGCTGCGTCAGCCAAACAGCAACTATGGTATTGACATCAATGCTTTCGATCCTCAAGGAGAAGACCTGGCAGTCACATCTGCAGAGCCTGGAGAGGAAGGCCTG CAACCGTTCATTGAAGTCAAGATCCTGGACAGTCCAAAGAGATCTCGTCGTGACTCAGGCCTAAATTGCGATGAGGAGTCATCTGAAACGCGCTGCTGTCGTTACTCGCTGACCGTGGACTTTGAGGAGTTTGGCTGGGACTGGATCATTGCGCCCAAGCGCTATCGAGCCAACTACTGCTCAGGGGAGTGCGAGTTCTTGCACTTGCAGCAGTACCCGCACGCACACCTGGTAAACAAGGCCAACCCACGTGGCACGGCAGGACCTTGCTGCACGCCCACAAAGATGTCGCCAATTAACATGCTCTACTTCAACCGTAAAGAGCAGATAATCTACGGAAAGATCCCGTCCATGGTTGTGGACCACTGCGGCTGCTCCTGA